The DNA sequence TCCTTGAAGCCAATTGTTGCTTCGTACAGATGCTCGAATGTGAACACTTGCAGCGAAAGGCCCTCGAAAAAGTTAGCATCATCATCCTTACTTATCTTGTTGTACTTCTTCTGTTTCTTGTGAGCGAATATCACAGAAATTGACAAGGCCAAAATGCCTATAGACATAAGCACAATGCCAATGGGGATGTCTGTACGCCGATCTTTCTTGATGATGATTTTACGGTAGGAATCGCCTGTTATGTCGGGTTCTGTGGTTGAACTGATGCGAACGAGAGCCATGTATGAGTTTTCCAGGGACCTTCTGCCGAATCTCAGTGGAAGCTTCTGCTTTTTGCATTGGCTGTCTATAAACAAAGCTGCTTCACAATTGCAGTCATCAAGGCATGCGTTGCTGCACTCTTCATCACTCTTCATAATACCCAAATTCTCATATGAGTTATCCTCCCATATTGTGTTTTCCACTGTTCTCATATCGTACTTCAGTTTATCGTCAATTTTGGGACAGCCCGGCACAGAGAAGTTTCTAGAACAGCCGGATGTGTTGTTTCCAGACTGAATGGAGACGAAACCTGGAAGACATCGGCACACCTGCGCACTAATGCAAAAAGAGTTGAATCCGCATAAACCTTTGGGAAGGCACTCATCGTCCGTGGAAGACCATCTGCTGGTCGTTGTGAGATTaccgagagagagagagtagatGCGGAAGATTCCTCCAACGTTGAGCCTCATGAAGTTGATGTATCCTTGCGTAGGGAATTGATCATTGCTTATATTCATTAGAGGCAAGATACCGTTGAGCAGATAAAGGCGGCCGTCTATGTTGAGGTTCAGAGAGACATTACCGCCTTCTCCGACTGTTTGAGATGCGAAGTAAGCGTAAGGCGCTGTGTCATGTGAATTATGGACAGGATACTGCACAAGGTTTCCATCGCTCTGCATCTTGAGCCTGAATTTCCCTCTTCTGTAGTCTGTCTCGGAGGCACTGGAGAAGAGCTCTTTCCCAGGAGTGAGGCGCTGGCCGGGAAGGAGGGTGTTGGTCGGGTTGTCGAAGCTCTGCCAGATAATTCTGGAATCGGAATCGCAGAGAACAAAGTTGCCACTGTCGAGCATTGACGCTGATGCAATGGTTGTTGAGGGGCTGATGACGTCTACGTCTTGGCCTTGCCTCCGGCGCAGGATTAGCCGGCCCTCAGGGGATAATAGTAGGGAGACGACGTCGTCAGGGACGGTTGGATTGGTGTCCCTATTTGCTGTCCAGACGACAGTTTTGTCGGGAAGAAAGATACCGATGGCATAACTGTTGACGTTTTAGGGGAAGAAACCGAAGGCATAGAGGCCGGAGGGGGAATGCCATGAGGAGTTGGGTGTTAGGGAAGAGCCTAAGGTTATGTTGGAAGGCCTTCTTTGGGCTTCTGCTGCTGTAgaaaggagaaggagaaacaAGATTGTGTGGATGGACATTGCTGTAAGTTCTGAGTATTGCATTGCTGCTTTCACTCTACTTGCCTCTTTTAAAGGTATATTCATTGACTTGTCTCCCTTTTAATGATGTGTAACTTATATTAAGCTCACagataatttatactcccctcataccacaaagtttgtcccaattggaatcttttaaaaaatagacataGATACACTCTCAATCTCCTCAATGTGggacccttattccactaTACACCTCCGTATAatacaaagtcaaataatttcttaaaactctgTGTCctaattgggacaaactttgaGAGATGAAGGGAGAACTTGATTTTAGCTAGGGTTGATTATTCCATGACAAAGTAGTGTAAGGCCTTTGACAACCTCAACAGACAACACCATCTTATCactttatttacaatattcaTTGGCTTCACTCTCTCTTGTCACTAAGAGCATACACAACGGCCGAGCCATTTTGCCTCTTTTAAAGGGATATTCATTGTCTTGTCTCACCGAGACGGGAGCGAGACCAACCACAGCGAGTGACGcacaaaaaagagaaaaggggCGACAAAGCGAGACACACGCCCTCCTCTCCTCTCCTCACCCAATCACAGTTAGGCGTGAAGCCCACTCGCCTCCCATGAATCGGCTTCTtttgaccaattttaaaaatatattagtaataaatagcaattaattataaaaaatgattttaaattataaaaacaactacttttagaataaaaaataaaataaaactatattttcACAATGATCCATATTTAAAGTTGGAATCGTGAATTagtgaaaaattatattttgaagtaTATAATCCTTTAGATTAGAGAAGTAGGTTTTGTATTGCCTGAAGGAACCATTTGTAGATAGGTTTTCATCTCTAACCTCGAAGGGGACAATTGGttctattataaataagttttCAACTTCAACCTTCTATGTGATTATGATGCGGAACAATTGTTTTACACTTAAATTTgttctatatataaatttgtttgattcGAACACTAAATCAATGTTAGTCTAGTGGTATAACGTTTCTTGATAAATCTTTGAGGTTGTGGGTTCTAAACCCAATtccaatattttttgtttgatttttattatatttttcttattttattgcattattttttcttttatgctTTGCTTTTCTAAGAGCATGTTTATACTCTTGTTATCGTGTGGGTTTTTTAATTTGactaatatttgtatttatgattttatgtaaatttaatttgaatataaatatcaaattttaattaaactgaatgaatacataatttaaataaatttcataataaataaattaaatagaaactaaatagaaaataaagtagtgaGATCATGGATAGTTAAGAAAATAGATAGTGTAGAGACGATGGTGGcagatttttaattatgtgtggatttagatttatatttattaatttctataGATATTTCTccatttgttaaaatttt is a window from the Salvia hispanica cultivar TCC Black 2014 chromosome 1, UniMelb_Shisp_WGS_1.0, whole genome shotgun sequence genome containing:
- the LOC125202080 gene encoding G-type lectin S-receptor-like serine/threonine-protein kinase LECRK3, whose product is MLDSGNFVLCDSDSRIIWQSFDNPTNTLLPGQRLTPGKELFSSASETDYRRGKFRLKMQSDGNLVQYPVHNSHDTAPYAYFASQTVGEGGNVSLNLNIDGRLYLLNGILPLMNISNDQFPTQGYINFMRLNVGGIFRIYSLSLGNLTTTSRWSSTDDECLPKGLCGFNSFCISAQVCRCLPGFVSIQSGNNTSGCSRNFSVPGCPKIDDKLKYDMRTVENTIWEDNSYENLGIMKSDEECSNACLDDCNCEAALFIDSQCKKQKLPLRFGRRSLENSYMALVRISSTTEPDITGDSYRKIIIKKDRRTDIPIGIVLMSIGILALSISVIFAHKKQKKYNKISKDDDANFFEGLSLQVFTFEHLYEATIGFKEEVGRGASGTVFKGVLQNGEKMVAVKRLEKEFAQGEIEFQTELRTIGKMYHRNLVRLLGYCFNGENKLLVFEYMANGSLFDILFNQEKRPSWEERMEIARDISRGILYLHEECETQIIHCDIKPQNILMDDNWHAKISDFGLAKLLKHDQTNTHTGIRGTKGYVAPEWYQKKAITVKADVYSFGVMLLEIICCRKCVDSDMNEDEAILEEWVYDCYATGKIGSLVGDEMVEERMAKIGIWCVQYDPSLRPTMKKVLLMLEGTVEIPIPPSPSSFLSSI